Proteins found in one Triticum urartu cultivar G1812 chromosome 4, Tu2.1, whole genome shotgun sequence genomic segment:
- the LOC125552957 gene encoding cell number regulator 10-like encodes MEMKPAAQPVTGVPVGAAPAAWSSGLFDCFDDCGLCCVTYWCPCITFGKVAEIVDRGSTSCGTSGALYALLCSLTGCQWIYSCTYRSKMRAQYALPDGPCCDCCVHFCCEPCALVQQYKELKARGYDPEIGWHLNMERRAGAGAVNPPGVQGMGR; translated from the coding sequence ATGGAGATGAAGCCCGCCGCGCAGCCGGTCACCGGCGTCCCCGTCGGCGCGGCGCCCGCCGCCTGGTCCTCCGGCCTCTTCGACTGCTTCGACGACTGCGGCCTCTGCTGCGTGACCTACTGGTGCCCGTGCATCACGTTCGGCAAGGTGGCGGAGATCGTGGACAGGGGGTCGACGTCGTGCGGGACGAGCGGCGCGCTCTACGCGCTCCTGTGCTCGCTCACGGGATGCCAGTGGATCTATTCCTGCACCTACCGCTCCAAGATGCGCGCCCAGTACGCGCTCCCGGACGGGCCCTGCTGCGACTGCTGCGTCCACTTCTGCTGCGAGCCGTGCGCGCTCGTCCAGCAGTACAAGGAGCTCAAGGCCCGCGGCTACGACCCCGAGATCGGCTGGCACCTCAACATGGAGcgccgcgccggcgccggcgccgtcAACCCGCCCGGCGTTCAGGGGATGGGCCGCTAG